A genomic window from Centroberyx gerrardi isolate f3 chromosome 14, fCenGer3.hap1.cur.20231027, whole genome shotgun sequence includes:
- the LOC139917235 gene encoding uncharacterized protein LOC139917235 isoform X3 yields the protein MRYVAAYLLAVLGGKANPSAQDIKDILGSVGIEADDERLNKVISELNGKDTEEVLNAGMSKLASVPAGGAVAASAAGGSAAAAPAAAEEKKEEKKEESEESDEDMGFGLFD from the exons ATGCGTTACGTGGCTGCGTATCTGCTGGCAGTGCTGGGTGGGAAAGCCAACCCCAGCGCCCAGGACATCAAAGACATCCTGGGCAGCGTGGGCATTGAAGCCGACGACGAGCGCCTGAACAAG GTAATAAGTGAGCTAAACGGCAAAGACACTGAGGAGGTCTTAAATGCAG GAATGTCCAAGCTGGCCTCTGTTCCTGCAGGCGGTGCTGTGGCAGCATCGGCGGCCggtggctctgctgctgctgctcctgctgctgctg aagagaaaaaggaggaaaagaaagaggaatcaGAAGAGTCGGACGAAGACATGGGCTTTGGTCTCTTTGACTAG
- the pnpla1 gene encoding 1-acylglycerol-3-phosphate O-acyltransferase Pnpla3, whose translation MPLEVFGCQRQDVPPSISFSGSGFLATYQLGVAECLLNHAPWILRTAPFVLGASAGSLVAAAVVCEMSIIHIRDEMLHFAKQMKAFTFGPLNPSINVFHWLEVILQKHLPSDAHRLANGRLAVAMTRLPDGKNTVMCEFQSKEDVVQALLCSCFVPGYCGVLPPSFKGVHYVDGGFTSMQPVLTAPSSQTLTVSPFSGEMDICPQDTSSMCDMVVSGTAIKLNMANSLRIINALYPMALETLEQAYHSGYKDAIDFLQSSDLALYLAAQKVSSGPHNCYLTKNWIHQETTLEEEENGNGKKEEETTALTAFTDNRCMQRDSSTEDESMNRNEEESAITEPTLHLDMIQNVLLCNLLIYLGMFGFPMRVFSYLLLPLTLLLCYIHQNMHRLDLWSSQAPVLLFGVWHGLRQFTFFFYSMFVHSIKKNLNDRVMPMMLLLQWLDVQAEYEVPGENQQGEWHSTLQLQFSSSSPSSCPSPSSQPFEPSDPDQLTVLLHLDQEAEGVRRRVPRDHSIMG comes from the exons ATGCCTTTAGAGGTTTTCGGTTGTCAGCGTCAGGATGtgcctccttccatctccttctcCGGGTCGGGATTCTTGGCTACCTACCAGTTAGGGGTTGCCGAGTGTCTACTGAATCATGCACCCTGGATATTGCGCACTGCGCCCTTCGTCCTCGGTGCATCTGCCGGGTCTCTGGTCGCAGCTGCCGTGGTCTGTGAAATGAGCATCA TTCACATTCGGGATGAGATGCTGCACTTTGCCAAACAGATGAAGGCCTTCACATTTGGACCCCTCAACCCCTCAATCAATGTTTTCCACTGGTTAGAGGTCATTCTCCAGAAGCACCTTCCCTCTGATGCTCACCGGCTGGCCAACGGTCGCCTTGCTGTGGCCATGACCCGCCTGCCTGACGGCAAGAACACCGTCATGTGTGAGTTCCAGTCCAAAGAGGATGTGGTGCAG GCGCTGCTATGTAGCTGTTTTGTGCCTGGATACTGCGGTGTGCTGCCCCCATCCTTCAAGGGAGTT CATTATGTGGACGGGGGTTTCACCAGCATGCAGCCAGTACTGACCGCCCCCTCTAGCCAAACCTTGACCGTATCTCCATTCTCTGGTGAGATGGACATCTGTCCACAGGACACGTCCTCCATGTGTGACATGGTAGTGAGTGGGACGGCCATAAAGTTGAACATGGCCAACAGCCTCAGGATCATCAACGCCCTCTACCCCATGGCTTTAGAG ACTCTGGAACAGGCTTACCACAGCGGCTACAAAGATGCCATTGATTTCCTCCAGAGCAGCG ACCTCGCCCTGTATTTGGCAGCACAAAAGGTATCCTCAGGGCCACACAACTGTTATCTAACAAAAAACTGGATACATCAAGAGACCACcctagaggaggaggaaaacggaaatgggaagaaggaagaagagacgACTGCGTTGACAGCTTTCACAGACAACAGATGCATGCAGAGGGACAGCTCTACTGAAGATGAATCGATGAACAGGAATGAAGAGGAATCGGCAATCACAGAGCCGACTCTCCACCTTGACATGATACAGAATG ttCTGCTGTGCAACCTGCTAATCTATCTAGGCATGTTTGGGTTCCCTATGAGAGTCTTCTCCTACCTGCTCCTACCTCTCACCCTGCTGCTCTGCTACATCCACCAGAATATGCACAG aTTGGACTTGTGGTCCAGTCAGGCTCCGGTGTTGCTTTTCGGGGTGTGGCACGGCCTGAGGCAGTTTACCTTCTTCTTCTATAGCATGTTCGTCCATAGCATCAAGAAGAACCTAAATGACAG GGTAATGCccatgatgctgctgctgcagtggttGGATGTCCAGGCAGAATATGAGGTTCCAGGAGAGAACCAGCAAGGGGAGTGGCACTCTACACTACAACTTCagttctcctcttcttccccctcttcttgCCCCTCTCCTTCGTCTCAACCATTTGAACCTTCAGACCCCGACCAGCTCACTGTCTTACTGCATCTGGATCAAGAGGCAGAAGGTGTACGCAGACGGGTCCCACGAGATCACTCTATCATGGGATAA
- the LOC139917235 gene encoding large ribosomal subunit protein P2-like isoform X1 — MRYVAAYLLAVLGGKANPSAQDIKDILGSVGIEADDERLNKVISELNGKDTEEVLNAGMSKLASVPAGGAVAASAAGGSAAAAPAAAGKYSSEEKKEEKKEESEESDEDMGFGLFD, encoded by the exons ATGCGTTACGTGGCTGCGTATCTGCTGGCAGTGCTGGGTGGGAAAGCCAACCCCAGCGCCCAGGACATCAAAGACATCCTGGGCAGCGTGGGCATTGAAGCCGACGACGAGCGCCTGAACAAG GTAATAAGTGAGCTAAACGGCAAAGACACTGAGGAGGTCTTAAATGCAG GAATGTCCAAGCTGGCCTCTGTTCCTGCAGGCGGTGCTGTGGCAGCATCGGCGGCCggtggctctgctgctgctgctcctgctgctgctggtaaaTATAGCT cagaagagaaaaaggaggaaaagaaagaggaatcaGAAGAGTCGGACGAAGACATGGGCTTTGGTCTCTTTGACTAG
- the LOC139917235 gene encoding large ribosomal subunit protein P2-like isoform X4: protein MRYVAAYLLAVLGGKANPSAQDIKDILGSVGIEADDERLNKVISELNGKDTEEVLNAGMSKLASVPAGGAVAASAAGGSAAAAPAAAGKYS from the exons ATGCGTTACGTGGCTGCGTATCTGCTGGCAGTGCTGGGTGGGAAAGCCAACCCCAGCGCCCAGGACATCAAAGACATCCTGGGCAGCGTGGGCATTGAAGCCGACGACGAGCGCCTGAACAAG GTAATAAGTGAGCTAAACGGCAAAGACACTGAGGAGGTCTTAAATGCAG GAATGTCCAAGCTGGCCTCTGTTCCTGCAGGCGGTGCTGTGGCAGCATCGGCGGCCggtggctctgctgctgctgctcctgctgctgctggtaaaTATAGCT aa
- the LOC139917235 gene encoding uncharacterized protein LOC139917235 isoform X2, producing the protein MRYVAAYLLAVLGGKANPSAQDIKDILGSVGIEADDERLNKVISELNGKDTEEVLNAGMSKLASVPAGGAVAASAAGGSAAAAPAAAAEEKKEEKKEESEESDEDMGFGLFD; encoded by the exons ATGCGTTACGTGGCTGCGTATCTGCTGGCAGTGCTGGGTGGGAAAGCCAACCCCAGCGCCCAGGACATCAAAGACATCCTGGGCAGCGTGGGCATTGAAGCCGACGACGAGCGCCTGAACAAG GTAATAAGTGAGCTAAACGGCAAAGACACTGAGGAGGTCTTAAATGCAG GAATGTCCAAGCTGGCCTCTGTTCCTGCAGGCGGTGCTGTGGCAGCATCGGCGGCCggtggctctgctgctgctgctcctgctgctgctg cagaagagaaaaaggaggaaaagaaagaggaatcaGAAGAGTCGGACGAAGACATGGGCTTTGGTCTCTTTGACTAG